From a single Aquarana catesbeiana isolate 2022-GZ linkage group LG09, ASM4218655v1, whole genome shotgun sequence genomic region:
- the LOC141107854 gene encoding uncharacterized protein isoform X1: MYLSGTATFFTFGILLLSCASPVEAQTTSAILQAINSIIASLAQAIANLINQISNALSPTPSPTTASTAVSTTVTATTTKTSTQQPTSTSISSSTAVSAPTVSTSSSTSSTSSSTSTFLSSTNTVTPFDTGTSSPLTSTPISGTSVLSVSTNPVTLTASTGPLTSTQSTAIPLSTGTISQSVTNTVVTASFESSSQILSTNLATSSSNGISGSTVFTSSTATQTAYKPSSTELSSSNSVSSSQPPVTGSLTSLNTETSSLPPSISSETFSSLGTSGQTVSSNSAFTAKTSNQPTTANVFTSSISEPSSQSIKTSSISTLNTETSSQSPSASSITSSLLGTSSHAVFSSSTGTAISSIQPLSANVVTSSNLGASSQSVLTGSISSLTTETISQSPSSSSRTSPQFSSLAAATSNQPSTGNAFTSVTEPNSQSIVTNGITTFNNPRTQSLSANTETFSSLGVFSSSSISTGTSSQPLSATIVPSGKSVVTSVIPTISVTNNQSPIIINTVTSTSYSTPASNTENSSTLTSDNTFIPSTSVPTSSTTATFSSSHTASTNNVVSSATGTSSTSAAGNTQTSNTISVIQSSPSGTTVTSSAGTLMSSMTDTLATSATGSETASIHFSTLNTGSSSTVLSGTSEVPSTSTSIPTPTKTTLFTTETSATSSSNTGSSSILSSGAPTSTSTGPSSSTVTLNSQALSTLSTSASAETLTNSTPSVYIATSNTVSISQSLPSSPTTYSTGAATAISSLPPSISSETFSSLGTNGQTVSSNSALTAKTSNQPTTTNVFMSSISEPSSQSIKTSSILNLNTESSTQSSLASSITSSLLGTSSHAVFSSNTGTSTSSIQSASTNVFTSSNLGASSQSVLTGSISSLTTETISQSPSSSSGTSSQFSSLPTATSNQTSTGNVFTSSVTELPSQSIVTSGITKFTNPSTQSSSANTETFSSLGVFSSLTISTGTSGQPLSATIVPSSQSVVTSGISTISVTSVLASSTTATFSSSNTASTTNIVSSATGTSSTSAAGNTQTSNTISVIQSSPQGTTVTSSTGSLTSSTTATLVTTATSSQATSTNFSTSNTGSSSTVLSGTSVVPSTSSSISIPTKTTLFTAEVISSTNTGSSSILSSGTSTSTSTGPSSSTVTLNSQALSTLSPSVSANTLTNSTQSGYTSTSNTVSISQPLSSSPTAYSTGAAISTGTGTSSVLVPTSSQTASTVTTASPSSTLPGSTPTAGHTTALNTGSSTMQSSGITYKALSGTPTSTATGTSLSTSAANGQTLSTITNSASSTTLSGSTPTTINPSITNSAGNSQSSASSTLISSSVTQGSTATGTYSSTLVPSSQTPSAINTLVLSTTLSGSTPTTGHTSVSNFVSNSPSSTSSPLTASPGKQTATATGTFSTLATSSQTPSIITNAILSTALSGSTPTTDHTSASNTGSSSKLPSGVPYLSSSGIPASTATGTSLSTSAANGQTLSTISNSASSTTFSGSTSTTINPSITNTASNSQSSASSPLISSSITQGSTATGTSSSTLAPSSQTPSTINTSVLSTTLTGSTPTTGHTSVSNFVSNSPSSTYSTLTSSPGKQTSTATGTFSTLATSSQTASIITNTILSTTLSGSTPTTDHTSASNTGSSSKLPSGVPYLSSSSTPTSIATGTSFGINPTSSKTITTSTTITSNKSPSTISSIPFPTSSGSATSTMLTSSSSKITIPNTSPTTTSISHSNTSLSSPSIPSTSSSTARTSVETSSSTSTSSPTTRTSVASSSNTSTSSPTTRTLVVSSSNTFTSSPTTSTSVTTSSSTTSTRSPTTRTSVASSSNTFTSSPTTSTSVTTSSSITSTSSPTTRTSVASSSNTSTSSPTTRTLVASSSNTFTSSPTTSTSVTTSSSTTSTSSPTTRTSVASSSNTSTSSPTSTLVTISSSTTSTSIPTSRTAVASSSGTSSTSTPTTRTSVTSGSGTTSTSSPTTRTSVASSSTTASTNSSTTRTSVASSSSTTSTISPTTRTSVASSSNTSTSSPTTSTLVTTISSTTSTSTPTTRTSVASSSGTTSTSTPTTRTSVASSSGTTSTSSPTTITSVASSSTTAFTNSSMTRTSVASSLSTTSTSNPTASTLVTTSSSTTTSTTMTSSVTVNKSQFSTAGGTSTVTTNTKTTNSTIAASTGLSTTVIPDWGIILICLAVILTLVSILALGFLIAYCIRRFATTSYDVSNVRV, from the exons ATGTATCTTTCGGGGACTGCCACCTTTTTTACCTTTGGAATTCTACTGCTGTCGTGTG cgtCTCCTGTTGAAGCACAGACTACTAGCGCAATACTTCAGGCCATTAATAGTATCATTGCATCCCTGGCTCAAGCTATAGCAAATTTGATAAACCAGATAAGCAATGCATTGAGTCCTACACCTTCTCCAACAACAGCTTCTACAGCTGTCAGTACCACAGTGACTGCAACTACCACTAAAACCAGCACTCAACAGCCCACATCAACTAGCATATCTTCTAGTACTGCAGTCAGTGCTCCTACAGTTTCCACCAGTAGTTCAACATCTTCTACTAGTAGCAGCACAAGTACATTTTTGTCATCAACTAACACTGTGACACCTTTTGATACTGGGACAAGTAGCCCCTTAACATCAACACCTATCTCTGGAACTAGTGTGTTATCAGTGTCAACAAATCCAGTAACATTAACAGCCAGCACAGGACCTTTGACTAGCACACAGAGTACAGCAATACCCTTAAGTACTGGAACAATTAGTCAGTCAGTAACTAACACAGTAGTAACTGCATCATTTGAATCAAGTAGTCAAATACTTTCAACCAATCTGGCAACATCTTCCAGCAATGGAATAAGTGGCTCAACTGTCTTTACCAGTAGTACAGCCACTCAAACTGCATACAAGCCATCTTCAACTGAACTCAGTTCTTCAAATTCAGTAAGCAGTAGTCAACCACCTGTAACTGGAAGTCTAACATCACTCAATACTGAAACCAGCAGTCTACCGCCATCTATCAGCTCTGAAACATTTTCAAGTCTGGGCACGAGTGGTCAAACTGTATCCAGTAACTCCGCTTTTACTGCTAAAACAAGTAACCAACCAACCACAGCCAATGTTTTCACATCTTCTATTTCTGAACCAAGCAGCCAGTCTATCAAAACCAGCAGCATATCAACTCTGAATACTGAGACAAGTAGCCAATCACCTTCAGCCAGTTCAATAACATCTTCTCTACTTGGCACAAGTAGCCATGCTGTATTTAGCAGCTCCACTGGCACTGCCATTTCAAGTATTCAACCATTATCAGCCAATGTAGTCACATCTTCTAACCTAGGTGCAAGCAGTCAGTCAGTTCTTACCGGCAGCATTTCATCACTGACAACTGAAACAATTAGCCAATCACCTTCATCAAGCAGCAGAACATCTCCACAGTTTAGCAGTTTAGCTGCCGCAACCAGCAACCAGCCATCTACAGGTAATGCATTTACTTCTGTCACAGAACCAAACAGCCAATCAATTGTAACAAATGGCATAACAACATTTAATAACCCCAGGACACAGTCATTATCAGCCAACACTGAAACGTTTTCTAGTCTTGGGGTATTCAGCAGCTCATCTATATCTACTGGAACCAGTAGCCAGCCACTTTCTGCTACTATAGTGCCAAGCGGTAAATCAGTTGTAACCAGTGTCATACCAACCATAAGTGTAACTAATAATCAATCCCCTATCATAATAAATACTGTTACCAGCACTAGTTATTCCACACCAGCTTCAAATACTGAAAACAGCAGTACACTAACATCAGACAACACATTTATACCTTCCACTAGTGTCCCCACGTCTTCAACTACAGCAACATTTTCCAGTAGTCACACTGCTTCAACTAATAATGTTGTTTCATCAGCTACAGGTACAAGTAGCACATCTGCAGCTGGAAACACACAGACTTCAAATACCATAAGTGTCATTCAGTCATCCCCATCAGGCACCACAGTGACATCTTCTGCTGGTACTCTAATGTCAAGTATGACTGATACATTGGCCACCTCAGCAACCGGCAGTGAAACAGCATCTATTCATTTTTCTACTTTAAACACTGGAAGCAGCAGCACAGTTCTGTCAGGTACCTCTGAGGTTCCTTCTACTAGCACTTCAATCCCAACCCCAACTAAGACAACTTTATTTACTACAGAAACTAGTGCCACATCATCTTCAAATACTGGAAGCAGCAGCATATTATCATCGGGTGCTCCAACATCAACCTCTACTGGGCCATCTTCCAGTACTGTAACATTAAACAGCCAAGCACTTTCTACTCTTAGCACTTCAGCGTCAGCAGAAACATTGACAAATAGCACACCAAGTGTTTATATTGCAACTTCCAATACGGTAAGCATTAGCCAGTCCTTACCATCATCTCCTACAACTTATTCCACTGGAGCTGCGACAGCAATCAGCAGTCTACCGCCATCTATTAGCTCTGAAACATTTTCAAGTCTGGGCACAAATGGTCAAACTGTATCCAGTAACTCTGCTTTAACTGCAAAAACAAGTAACCAACCAACCACAACCAATGTTTTCATGTCTTCTATTTCTGAACCAAGCAGCCAGTCTATCAAAACCAGCAGCATATTAAACCTGAATACTGAGTCAAGTACCCAATCATCTTTGGCCAGCTCAATAACATCCTCGCTACTTGGCACAAGTAGCCATGCTGTATTTAGCAGCAACACTGGAACTTCCACATCAAGTATTCAATCAGCATCAACCAATGTATTCACATCTTCAAATCTAGGTGCAAGCAGTCAGTCAGTTCTTACCGGCAGCATTTCATCACTGACAACTGAGACGATTAGCCAATCACCTTCATCAAGCAGCGGAACATCTTCACAGTTTAGCAGTTTACCTACCGCAACCAGCAACCAGACATCTACGGGTAATGTATTTACTTCTTCTGTCACAGAACTACCCAGCCAATCAATTGTAACAAGTGGCATAACAAAATTTACTAACCCCAGTACACAGTCCTCATCAGCCAACACTGAAACATTTTCTAGTCTTGGGGTATTTAGCAGCTTAACTATATCTACTGGAACCAGTGGCCAGCCACTTTCAGCTACTATAGTGCCAAGCAGTCAATCCGTCGTAACCAGTGGCATATCAACCATAAGTGTAACTAGTGTTCTTGCATCTTCAACTACAGCAACATTTTCCAGTAGTAACACTGCTTCAACTACTAATATTGTTTCATCAGCTACAGGGACAAGTAGCACATCTGCAGCTGGAAACACACAAACTTCAAATACAATAAGCGTCATTCAATCATCCCCACAAGGTACCACAGTGACATCTTCTACTGGTTCTCTAACATCAAGCACCACTGCAACATTGGTCACCACAGCAACCAGCAGTCAAGCAACATCTACTAATTTTTCTACTTCAAACACTGGAAGCAGCAGCACAGTTCTATCAGGGACCTCTGTGGTTCCTTCTACTAGCAGTTCAATCTCAATTCCAACTAAGACAACTTTATTTACTGCAGAAGTCATATCATCTACAAATACTGGAAGCAGCAGCATATTATCATCGGGTACTTCAACATCAACCTCTACTGGGCCATCTTCCAGTACTGTAACATTAAACAGTCAAGCACTTTCTACTCTTAGCCCTTCAGTTTCAGCAAACACATTGACAAATAGCACACAAAGTGGTTACACTTCAACTTCCAATACTGTAAGCATTAGCCAGCCCCTATCATCATCACCTACAGCATACTCCACTGGAGCTGCAATATCTACTGGCACTGGAACGTCTTCTGTTTTAGTACCAACAAGCAGTCAAACAGCTTCCACAGTTACCACTGCAAGTCCATCAAGCACATTGCCAGGAAGCACACCTACAGCTGGGCATACAACAGCTTTAAATACTGGAAGCAGCACCATGCAGTCATCAGGTATCACATATAAAGCTTTATCTGGTACTCCTACATCAACTGCCACAGGGACATCTCTTAGTACTTCTGCAGCAAATGGCCAAACACTTTCTACAATTACCAATTCAGCATCATCAACTACTTTGTCAGGTAGCACACCTACAACAATTAACCCATCAATTACAAATTCTGCAGGCAACAGCCAGTCATCTGCATCATCAACACTGATATCTTCTTCTGTAACTCAAGGGTCAACTGCTACTGGTACATATTCTAGTACATTAGTACCAAGCAGTCAAACACCTTCTGCTATTAACACTTTAGTTTTATCAACTACATTGTCAGGTAGCACACCTACAACTGGGCACACATCTGTTTCAAATTTTGTAAGCAACAGCCCATCATCAACATCTTCACCACTGACAGCTTCTCCTGGAAAACAAACAGCAACTGCTACTGGAACTTTTAGTACTCTAGCGACTAGCAGCCAAACACCTTCTATCATTACGAATGCCATTTTATCAACTGCTTTGTCTGGTAGCACACCTACCACTGATCACACATCAGCTTCAAATACTGGAAGTAGCAGCAAGCTGCCATCAGGTGTCCCATATCTATCTTCATCTGGTATTCCTGCATCAACTGCCACCGGGACATCTCTTAGTACTTCTGCAGCAAATGGCCAAACACTTTCTACAATTTCCAATTCAGCATCATCAACTACTTTTTCAGGTAGCACATCTACAACAATTAACCCATCAATTACAAATACTGCAAGCAACAGTCAGTCATCCGCATCATCACCACTGATATCTTCTTCTATAACCCAAGGGTCAACTGCTACTGGTACATCTTCCAGTACATTAGCACCAAGCAGCCAAACACCTTCTACTATTAACACTTCAGTTTTATCAACTACATTGACAGGTAGCACACCTACAACTGGGCACACATCCGTTTCAAATTTTGTAAGCAACAGCCCATCATCAACATATTCAACACTGACATCTTCTCCTGGAAAACAAACATCAACTGCTACTGGAACTTTTAGTACTCTAGCAACAAGCAGCCAAACAGCTTCTATCATTACGAATACCATTTTATCAACTACTTTGTCTGGTAGCACACCTACCACTGATCACACATCAGCTTCAAATACTGGAAGTAGTAGCAAGCTGCCATCAGGTGTCCCATATCTATCTTCATCTAGTACTCCAACATCAATCGCCACAGGCACATCTTTTG GTATTAACCCAACTTCCAGCAAGACTATAACAACATCTACTACAATAACCAGTAACAAATCACCTTCCACTATAAGTTCTATACCATTTCCTACTAGTAGTGGTTCTGCAACTTCAACTATGTTAACTAGCTCCTCATCCAAAATAACTATTCCAAATACATCACCCACTACCACATCAATCAGTCATTCCAATACAAGCCTCTCAAGTCCAAGCATTCCTTCTACAAGCAGCTCTACAGCAAGAACATCAGTGGAAACAAGTTCAAGCACTTCTACAAGCAGTCCTACAACAAGAACTTCAGTGGCAAGCAGTTCAAATACTTCTACAAGCAGTCCTACAACAAGAACATTGGTGGTAAGCAGTTCAAATACTTTTACAAGCAGTCCTACAACAAGTACATCAGTGACAACCAGTTCAAGCACTACTTCTACAAGAAGTCCTACAACAAGAACTTCAGTGGCAAGCAGTTCAAATACTTTTACAAGCAGTCCTACAACAAGTACATCAGTGACAACCAGTTCAAGCATTACTTCTACAAGCAGTCCTACAACAAGAACTTCAGTGGCAAGCAGTTCAAATACTTCTACAAGCAGTCCTACAACAAgaacattggtggcaagcagttcAAATACTTTTACAAGTAGTCCTACAACAAGTACATCAGTGACAACCAGTTCAAGCACTACTTCTACAAGCAGTCCTACAACAAGAACTTCAGTGGCAAGCAGTTCAAATACTTCTACAAGCAGTCCTACCAGTACATTGGTGACAATCAGTTCAAGCACTACTTCTACAAGCATTCCTACATCAAGGACTGCAGTGGCAAGCAGTTCAGGCACTTCTTCTACAAGCACTCCTACAACAAGAACTTCAGTGACAAGCGGTTCAGGTACTACTTCTACAAGCAGTCCTACAACAAGAACTTCAGTAGCAAGCAGTTCAACCACTGCTTCTACAAACAGTTCTACAACAAGAACTTCAGTGGCAAGCAGTTCAAGCACTACTTCTACAATCAGTCCTACAACAAGAACTTCAGTGGCAAGCAGTTCAAATACTTCTACAAGCAGTCCTACAACAAGTACATTAGTGACAACCATTTCAAGCACTACTTCTACAAGCACTCCTACAACAAGAACTTCAGTGGCAAGCAGTTCGGGCACTACTTCTACAAGCACTCCTACAACAAGAACTTCAGTGGCAAGCAGTTCAGGCACTACTTCTACAAGCAGTCCTACAACAATAACTTCAGTGGCAAGCAGTTCAAccactgcttttacaaacagttcTATGACAAGAACTTCAGTGGCAAGCAGTTTAAGCACTACTTCTACAAGTAATCCTACAGCGAGTACGTTGGTGACAACCAGTTCGAGCACTACAACCTCAACTACTATGACATCAAGTGTAACTGTAAATAAGAGTCAATTTTCAACAGCTGGAGGAACCTCAACAGTGACCACTAATACAAAAACTACAAATTCAACTATTGCTGCAAGCACAG GATTATCAACCACCGTCATTCCTGACTGGGGCATCATTCTCATATGTCTTGCCGTGATCCTTACCTTAGTGTCAATATTGGCTCTTGGATTTTTG ATTGCCTACTGCATAAGAAGATTCGCTACCACCAGTTATGATGTTTCCAATGTGAGGGTATAA